From a region of the Malania oleifera isolate guangnan ecotype guangnan chromosome 12, ASM2987363v1, whole genome shotgun sequence genome:
- the LOC131144910 gene encoding protein SCAR3 isoform X1 encodes MPLVRVQLRNEYGLGQPELYKETNREDPKAVLDGVAVAGLVGILRQLGDLAEFAAEVFHGLQEQVMSTASRSHKLMVRVQHIEAALPSLEKAVLAQTSHIHFAYTAGSDWHARIQNGQNLFIYDDLPRFIMDNYEECRDPPRLHLLDKFDTGGPGSCLKRYSDPTYFKRVSASYDEANIDKVRRDKKARKSKKKKSWQRNGEVLRGASVPNLSGRMHFASPNFVGQTSPRTASAFELTSKSEQGDKSNSFDSRMESGYIECVFRLSSSIQPEEEEPMELSSSRLKMQQNDNHVPAFPNEQNGVVDDDLSQTSWQEQTVASSSCVTWDEKTEIVEPKGQQHDSGKSPEMLSKNSDLDTQERGSLYLKNVNQVEILYDCKNIPKSSSGGDHLDEIESETDNFMDALNTIESESENDLDCQMKQEQCSPSFNNEVTDEGMDVLTVHYADRHPPKFESQTACCSSSTQGSSWDLANSVSMEPGQLPEIVGKSSNPDGTSVIDICESVGNPDDSKLESVVSDPSSLSLKIPSSEAPTGDKIIISFLESQEFAEDLESGNPGGSKLVSVIDDPSYSSSSVLDSQVPGGDKIISSSCESRESAENFPPVQSMRFWTNGGLLGLQPSKPPDCSILNATTQESLAKVEENAVDAKNHSVMVKGDGISECPTLCHNDQECGDSIEMKSLGTSLANLDAEVLRCSDCHHSNIISQAHGRGMNEPSETSAKTELPVASDAKTASTEARTENEENLYRVFGLSHRILGNSFRRTASLVPDDRSEVAGGHSNVEYKTSSEMTFKDQLGCGSLVNSPSSSPPLEHMKISFNPISGFENSRLKLKFPDSNECQESIRDMFPSFQLVPDPAMPLRDIGSDSDDDTFCRSSPYMSDDCHSLHSESNSEQWESGEVPGSKDRGLHNSLCRISSMESIPCSLEPEEMARGGIQVDSGLQGSYDVNGVEQSHPSSLLDFPSFDAVDPLLQQEFKNNSNPEVLLGLQHQKESAPLPPPLPPVQWRGLKSLSDVTEDRRCAASEIFNNTFDLKLLESDISQQPKPAPAKLQQLSVEALAVSPKTNVILLQGEQKEANQVGNGAGIVEREDFLQQIRTKSFSLRHTATVRPTFTPGPATNVKVTAILEKANAIRQAVGSDDGEDDNWSDT; translated from the exons ATGCCGTTGGTGAGAGTTCAGCTGAGGAACGAGTACGGCTTGGGGCAGCCGGAGCTCTACAAGGAGACGAACAGAGAGGATCCTAAAGCCGTGCTTGATGGGGTAGCCGTCGCTGGTCTCGTTGGGATCTTGCGTCAATTGGGTGATCTTGCCGA ATTTGCAGCAGAGGTTTTTCATGGGTTACAAGAGCAAGTGATGAGTACAGCTTCTAGAAGCCATAAATTGATGGTTCGTGTGCAACACATTGAAGCtgcacttccttcacttgagaaGGCTGTGCTGGCGCAAACAAGCCACATACATTTTGCTTACACGGCTG GTTCTGATTGGCATGCTCGAATTCAAAATGGACAAAATCTCTTCATCTATGATGACTTGCCAAGATTTATAATGGATAACTATGAAGAATGTCGTGATCCTCCACGTTTGCACTTGCTTGACAA GTTTGATACTGGTGGCCCTGGATCATGTTTAAAGAGGTATTCAGATCCAACCTATTTTAAGAGAGTATCAGCGAGCTATGATGAAGCAAACATTGATAAAGTACGAAGAGATAAGAAGGCTCGTAAAAGCAAG aaaaaaaaatcGTGGCAGAGGAATGGAGAAGTATTGCGTGGTGCGTCAGTACCCAATCTCAGTGGCAG AATGCACTTTGCTTCACCAAATTTTGTTGGGCAAACTTCTCCTCGGACTGCATCAGCATTTGAATTGACATCAAAATCTGAACAAGGGGACAAATCAAATTCTTTTGATTCAAGAATGGAGTCAGGCTATATAGAATGTGTTTTCCGTCTAAGTTCATCCATTCAACCTGAGGAAGAGGAGCCTATGGAATTGTCCTCTTCTAGGTTAAAGATGCAACAAAATGATAACCACGTTCCAGCTTTTCCTAATGAACAGAATGGGGTTGTCGATGATGATTTGTCACAAACTTCCTGGCAGGAGCAAACTGTTGCTAGTTCATCTTGTGTTACATGGGATGAAAAGACAGAAATAGTGGAACCCAAGGGTCAGCAACATGATAGTGGTAAATCTCCAGAGATGCTCTCAAAAAACTCTGACTTAGATACACAGGAGAGGGGATCTCTTTACCTTAAAAATGTTAATCAAGTGGAGATCCTTTATGATTGTAAAAATATTCCAAAGTCAAGTTCTGGTGGTGATCATCTTGATGAAATTGAAAGCGAAACAGACAATTTCATGGATGCACTTAACACCATCGAATCGGAATCAGAAAATGATCTTGATTGCCAAATGAAACAAGAACAATGCTCCCCTAGTTTTAACAATGAAGTAACAGATGAAGGAATGGATGTGCTTACAGTACATTATGCAGACCGTCATCCACCAAAATTTGAATCTCAGACTGCATGCTGCAGTTCTTCAACCCAAGGATCATCCTGGGATTTGGCTAACTCAGTTTCTATGGAGCCTGGTCAGTTACCTGAAATTGTTGGCAAATCTTCTAATCCAGATGGTACATCAGTCATTGATATATGTGAAAGTGTTGGTAATCCTGATGATTCAAAATTAGAATCCGTTGTTAGCGATCCATCATCCCTTAGCTTAAAAATCCCTAGTTCTGAGGCTCCAACAGGTGATAAGATCATAATCAGTTTTTTAGAGTCTCAAGAATTTGCTGAAGATTTAGAATCAGGTAATCCTGGTGGTTCAAAATTAGTGTCTGTTATTGATGATCCGTCATATTCTAGCTCCTCAGTCCTTGATTCTCAGGTCCCAGGCGGTGATAAGATCATAAGCAGTTCTTGTGAGTCTCGAGAATCTGCTGAAAATTTTCCCCCTGTTCAGTCTATGAGGTTCTGGACGAATGGTGGCCTGTTAGGACTTCAGCCATCAAAACCTCCAGATTGTAGTATATTGAATGCAACAACACAGGAATCACTAGCCAAAGTTGAGGAAAATGCTGTTGATGCTAAAAATCACTCTGTTATGGTCAAAGGTGATGGCATTTCTGAATGCCCAACATTGTGTCACAATGATCAAGAATGTGGTGACTCTATTGAGATGAAATCTTTGGGAACTTCATTGGCGAATTTGGATGCTGAAGTTCTAAGATGTAGTGATTGTCATCACAGTAATATAATTAGTCAAGCGCATGGACGTGGAATGAATGAACCCAGTGAAACGTCAGCAAAAACTGAACTGCCAGTTGCTTCTGATGCCAAAACTGCATCTACTGAAGCCAGGACGGAGAATGAGGAAAATCTGTATCGGGTGTTTGGATTGAGTCATAGAATACTTGGGAATAGTTTTCGAAGAACAGCATCACTAGTCCCTGATGATAGATCTGAAGTGGCTGGTGGACACAGCAATGTTGAATACAAAACCTCATCTGAGATGACTTTCAAAGATCAGCTTGGATGTGGATCTCTAGTAAATTCACCTTCCTCCTCGCCACCTCTTGAACATATGAAAATATCTTTCAACCCTATTAGTGGCTTTGAGAATTCCAGACTTAAACTGAAATTTCCTGATAGTAATGAGTGTCAAGAAAGCATTAGAGATATGTTTCCTTCATTTCAGTTGGTCCCAGATCCTGCTATGCCCCTGCGAGACATTGGTTCTGACAGTGATGATGACACATTTTGTAGATCATCTCCTTATATGTCAGATGATTGTCACAGCCTTCACTCTGAATCAAATTCTGAACAGTGGGAATCTGGTGAAGTTCCTGGAAGCAAGGACCGTGGGCTTCATAATTCTTTATGTAGAATCTCATCAATGGAATCCATTCCCTGCTCTTTGGAGCCAGAGGAAATGGCCCGCGGAGGCATCCAGGTTGACAGTGGACTTCAAGGTTCCTATGATGTAAATGGTGTGGAACAGTCTCATCCTAGTTCTTTGCTTGATTTTCCAAGTTTTGATGCTGTGGATCCGCTGCTTCAACAAGAATTCAAAAACAATTCTAATCCAGAGGTTCTCCTAGGGTTGCAACATCAGAAAGAGTCAGCACCCTTGCCACCGCCTCTCCCTCCTGTGCAATGGAGGGGTCTGAAATCCCTTTCTGATGTGACAGAAGACAGACGATGTGCTGCCTCTGAAATTTTCAATAACACATTTGATTTGAAGCTTTTGGAATCTGACATCTCTCAGCAACCTAAGCCAGCCCCAGCTAAGCTGCAACAACTTAGTGTGGAGGCCTTAGCAGTTTCACCAAAGACCAACGTGATCTTG CTGCAGGGCGAGCAAAAAGAGGCAAATCAGGTTGGCAATGGCGCAGGAATAGTTGAAAGAGAGGACTTCTTACAGCAAATTAGAACAAAA
- the LOC131144910 gene encoding protein SCAR1 isoform X2 has protein sequence MDNYEECRDPPRLHLLDKFDTGGPGSCLKRYSDPTYFKRVSASYDEANIDKVRRDKKARKSKKKKSWQRNGEVLRGASVPNLSGRMHFASPNFVGQTSPRTASAFELTSKSEQGDKSNSFDSRMESGYIECVFRLSSSIQPEEEEPMELSSSRLKMQQNDNHVPAFPNEQNGVVDDDLSQTSWQEQTVASSSCVTWDEKTEIVEPKGQQHDSGKSPEMLSKNSDLDTQERGSLYLKNVNQVEILYDCKNIPKSSSGGDHLDEIESETDNFMDALNTIESESENDLDCQMKQEQCSPSFNNEVTDEGMDVLTVHYADRHPPKFESQTACCSSSTQGSSWDLANSVSMEPGQLPEIVGKSSNPDGTSVIDICESVGNPDDSKLESVVSDPSSLSLKIPSSEAPTGDKIIISFLESQEFAEDLESGNPGGSKLVSVIDDPSYSSSSVLDSQVPGGDKIISSSCESRESAENFPPVQSMRFWTNGGLLGLQPSKPPDCSILNATTQESLAKVEENAVDAKNHSVMVKGDGISECPTLCHNDQECGDSIEMKSLGTSLANLDAEVLRCSDCHHSNIISQAHGRGMNEPSETSAKTELPVASDAKTASTEARTENEENLYRVFGLSHRILGNSFRRTASLVPDDRSEVAGGHSNVEYKTSSEMTFKDQLGCGSLVNSPSSSPPLEHMKISFNPISGFENSRLKLKFPDSNECQESIRDMFPSFQLVPDPAMPLRDIGSDSDDDTFCRSSPYMSDDCHSLHSESNSEQWESGEVPGSKDRGLHNSLCRISSMESIPCSLEPEEMARGGIQVDSGLQGSYDVNGVEQSHPSSLLDFPSFDAVDPLLQQEFKNNSNPEVLLGLQHQKESAPLPPPLPPVQWRGLKSLSDVTEDRRCAASEIFNNTFDLKLLESDISQQPKPAPAKLQQLSVEALAVSPKTNVILLQGEQKEANQVGNGAGIVEREDFLQQIRTKSFSLRHTATVRPTFTPGPATNVKVTAILEKANAIRQAVGSDDGEDDNWSDT, from the exons ATGGATAACTATGAAGAATGTCGTGATCCTCCACGTTTGCACTTGCTTGACAA GTTTGATACTGGTGGCCCTGGATCATGTTTAAAGAGGTATTCAGATCCAACCTATTTTAAGAGAGTATCAGCGAGCTATGATGAAGCAAACATTGATAAAGTACGAAGAGATAAGAAGGCTCGTAAAAGCAAG aaaaaaaaatcGTGGCAGAGGAATGGAGAAGTATTGCGTGGTGCGTCAGTACCCAATCTCAGTGGCAG AATGCACTTTGCTTCACCAAATTTTGTTGGGCAAACTTCTCCTCGGACTGCATCAGCATTTGAATTGACATCAAAATCTGAACAAGGGGACAAATCAAATTCTTTTGATTCAAGAATGGAGTCAGGCTATATAGAATGTGTTTTCCGTCTAAGTTCATCCATTCAACCTGAGGAAGAGGAGCCTATGGAATTGTCCTCTTCTAGGTTAAAGATGCAACAAAATGATAACCACGTTCCAGCTTTTCCTAATGAACAGAATGGGGTTGTCGATGATGATTTGTCACAAACTTCCTGGCAGGAGCAAACTGTTGCTAGTTCATCTTGTGTTACATGGGATGAAAAGACAGAAATAGTGGAACCCAAGGGTCAGCAACATGATAGTGGTAAATCTCCAGAGATGCTCTCAAAAAACTCTGACTTAGATACACAGGAGAGGGGATCTCTTTACCTTAAAAATGTTAATCAAGTGGAGATCCTTTATGATTGTAAAAATATTCCAAAGTCAAGTTCTGGTGGTGATCATCTTGATGAAATTGAAAGCGAAACAGACAATTTCATGGATGCACTTAACACCATCGAATCGGAATCAGAAAATGATCTTGATTGCCAAATGAAACAAGAACAATGCTCCCCTAGTTTTAACAATGAAGTAACAGATGAAGGAATGGATGTGCTTACAGTACATTATGCAGACCGTCATCCACCAAAATTTGAATCTCAGACTGCATGCTGCAGTTCTTCAACCCAAGGATCATCCTGGGATTTGGCTAACTCAGTTTCTATGGAGCCTGGTCAGTTACCTGAAATTGTTGGCAAATCTTCTAATCCAGATGGTACATCAGTCATTGATATATGTGAAAGTGTTGGTAATCCTGATGATTCAAAATTAGAATCCGTTGTTAGCGATCCATCATCCCTTAGCTTAAAAATCCCTAGTTCTGAGGCTCCAACAGGTGATAAGATCATAATCAGTTTTTTAGAGTCTCAAGAATTTGCTGAAGATTTAGAATCAGGTAATCCTGGTGGTTCAAAATTAGTGTCTGTTATTGATGATCCGTCATATTCTAGCTCCTCAGTCCTTGATTCTCAGGTCCCAGGCGGTGATAAGATCATAAGCAGTTCTTGTGAGTCTCGAGAATCTGCTGAAAATTTTCCCCCTGTTCAGTCTATGAGGTTCTGGACGAATGGTGGCCTGTTAGGACTTCAGCCATCAAAACCTCCAGATTGTAGTATATTGAATGCAACAACACAGGAATCACTAGCCAAAGTTGAGGAAAATGCTGTTGATGCTAAAAATCACTCTGTTATGGTCAAAGGTGATGGCATTTCTGAATGCCCAACATTGTGTCACAATGATCAAGAATGTGGTGACTCTATTGAGATGAAATCTTTGGGAACTTCATTGGCGAATTTGGATGCTGAAGTTCTAAGATGTAGTGATTGTCATCACAGTAATATAATTAGTCAAGCGCATGGACGTGGAATGAATGAACCCAGTGAAACGTCAGCAAAAACTGAACTGCCAGTTGCTTCTGATGCCAAAACTGCATCTACTGAAGCCAGGACGGAGAATGAGGAAAATCTGTATCGGGTGTTTGGATTGAGTCATAGAATACTTGGGAATAGTTTTCGAAGAACAGCATCACTAGTCCCTGATGATAGATCTGAAGTGGCTGGTGGACACAGCAATGTTGAATACAAAACCTCATCTGAGATGACTTTCAAAGATCAGCTTGGATGTGGATCTCTAGTAAATTCACCTTCCTCCTCGCCACCTCTTGAACATATGAAAATATCTTTCAACCCTATTAGTGGCTTTGAGAATTCCAGACTTAAACTGAAATTTCCTGATAGTAATGAGTGTCAAGAAAGCATTAGAGATATGTTTCCTTCATTTCAGTTGGTCCCAGATCCTGCTATGCCCCTGCGAGACATTGGTTCTGACAGTGATGATGACACATTTTGTAGATCATCTCCTTATATGTCAGATGATTGTCACAGCCTTCACTCTGAATCAAATTCTGAACAGTGGGAATCTGGTGAAGTTCCTGGAAGCAAGGACCGTGGGCTTCATAATTCTTTATGTAGAATCTCATCAATGGAATCCATTCCCTGCTCTTTGGAGCCAGAGGAAATGGCCCGCGGAGGCATCCAGGTTGACAGTGGACTTCAAGGTTCCTATGATGTAAATGGTGTGGAACAGTCTCATCCTAGTTCTTTGCTTGATTTTCCAAGTTTTGATGCTGTGGATCCGCTGCTTCAACAAGAATTCAAAAACAATTCTAATCCAGAGGTTCTCCTAGGGTTGCAACATCAGAAAGAGTCAGCACCCTTGCCACCGCCTCTCCCTCCTGTGCAATGGAGGGGTCTGAAATCCCTTTCTGATGTGACAGAAGACAGACGATGTGCTGCCTCTGAAATTTTCAATAACACATTTGATTTGAAGCTTTTGGAATCTGACATCTCTCAGCAACCTAAGCCAGCCCCAGCTAAGCTGCAACAACTTAGTGTGGAGGCCTTAGCAGTTTCACCAAAGACCAACGTGATCTTG CTGCAGGGCGAGCAAAAAGAGGCAAATCAGGTTGGCAATGGCGCAGGAATAGTTGAAAGAGAGGACTTCTTACAGCAAATTAGAACAAAA